From Vibrio splendidus, a single genomic window includes:
- a CDS encoding phosphoheptose isomerase, producing MLDSIKESFTESIQIQIAAAEALPDAITHAAQAMVATLLNGNKILCCGNGGSASNAQQFVSCLLNRFETERPSLPAMALTADNTTLTAVANDYHYEEIFSKQVRAFGQTGDILLAISTSGNSKNIIKAMEAAVTRDMTIIAFTGKDGGEMAGLLGEHDVEIRIPSHRTARIHEVHMVTLHCLCDLIDQVLFPAHEE from the coding sequence ATGCTAGACAGCATTAAAGAAAGTTTTACAGAAAGTATTCAGATCCAAATTGCGGCTGCAGAAGCACTGCCAGATGCAATCACGCATGCCGCTCAAGCAATGGTTGCGACCTTGCTTAACGGAAACAAAATTCTTTGTTGTGGTAATGGTGGTTCGGCGTCGAATGCTCAGCAATTTGTATCGTGCCTACTTAATCGCTTTGAAACAGAGCGCCCTAGCCTCCCAGCAATGGCTCTCACAGCAGACAACACCACGCTAACGGCAGTAGCCAACGACTATCACTACGAAGAGATCTTCTCTAAGCAGGTACGTGCGTTTGGTCAAACTGGCGATATTTTACTGGCTATCTCTACTAGCGGTAACAGCAAAAACATCATCAAAGCGATGGAAGCAGCGGTAACACGTGACATGACGATCATCGCCTTTACGGGTAAAGATGGTGGTGAGATGGCAGGCTTACTTGGCGAACACGATGTAGAAATTCGTATCCCTTCACACCGTACAGCACGCATTCATGAAGTACACATGGTGACACTGCATTGCCTATGTGACCTAATCGATCAAGTACTCTTCCCTGCTCACGAAGAGTGA